Proteins encoded by one window of Cucurbita pepo subsp. pepo cultivar mu-cu-16 chromosome LG14, ASM280686v2, whole genome shotgun sequence:
- the LOC111810105 gene encoding leiomodin-2, which produces MAESDVPAKPPNLPPRKDQATPSKFNSHILYKILMAIFFLVILPLVPSQAPEFVNQTLLTRTWELLHLLFVGIAVSYGLFSRRNDEKEDEINGSNFDNVQSYVSGLLHVSSVFDDEAETPSANDESVSLSDGNKVQTWSNRYFRNESVVVAEESPVVNEQRVRSEKPLLLPVRSLNSQVVVDDESRTVSGSTSRVSSRRLLSDSKRSSNGEFGRVNLEGIEDNLNENVVLPSPVPWRSRSGRTEVQEEADNPPVYSPAVPMEESESNWIDSRSSRPQTSRSSEASAIKLSPSPPPSPSPRKPSPSPNALPELKAKSAEDLVRKKSFYRSPPPPPPPPPPPPPHVRRIASMKPSSWLNDNDVPHQKDLKRSVTTSKPRRSIRDTGDYIDMVMSTNSSAEAPPRNYDDSLSMGKSIRKIRHGEVANEPPRRGREFGGNDQLKGKMIDQNAHVQAFEENPIEFPDDNKKELVEKLGMETDDDDDDMESEEEDNNMVGKFIREDNGEPFNVNRRDNERSSSNEEAGGSSNLSNDGGPDVDKKADEFIAKFREQIRLQRIESIKRSTGQIRRNTSKQT; this is translated from the coding sequence ATGGCGGAATCGGACGTTCCCGCCAAACCTCCAAATCTGCCGCCAAGGAAAGATCAGGCTACTCCAAGTAAGTTCAATAGCCATATCttgtataaaattttaatggcgATTTTCTTTCTAGTGATTCTCCCTCTAGTCCCTTCCCAAGCCCCTGAGTTTGTTAATCAAACTTTACTCACTAGAACTTGGGAGCTTCTGCACCTTCTTTTCGTCGGAATCGCTGTTTCTTACGGCCTTTTTAGCCGGAGAAATGATGAGAAAGAGGATGAAATTAATGGCTCTAATTTTGATAATGTTCAGTCTTATGTTTCTGGTTTGCTTCATGTTTCGTCTGTTTTTGATGATGAGGCTGAAACTCCATCTGCTAATGATGAATCCGTGTCTTTGTCTGATGGAAATAAGGTCCAAACATGGAGTAATAGGTATTTTAGGAATGAGTCTGTGGTTGTTGCTGAAGAGAGTCCTGTTGTTAATGAGCAGAGAGTTAGGAGTGAGAAGCCTCTGCTTCTTCCTGTTCGTAGCTTGAATTCTCAAGTTGTTGTAGACGATGAGTCTAGAACTGTTTCTGGATCTACGTCCAGAGTGAGTTCGAGAAGATTATTGAGCGATTCGAAGAGGAGTTCGAATGGGGAGTTTGGGAGAGTGAATCTTGAAGGAATTGAGGATAATTTGAACGAAAATGTCGTTCTTCCATCCCCGGTTCCATGGCGATCGAGATCGGGGAGGACGGAGGTGCAAGAAGAAGCTGATAATCCCCCCGTGTATTCCCCTGCTGTTCCCATGGAGGAATCTGAATCGAATTGGATCGATTCTAGGTCTTCTAGGCCTCAAACTTCAAGGTCCTCCGAAGCCAGTGCCATTAAGCTatctccttctcctcctccatctCCGTCTCCAAGGAAGCCATCTCCTTCGCCCAATGCATTGCCAGAATTAAAGGCCAAGAGTGCTGAGGATTTGGTAAGGAAGAAGAGCTTCTACCGGTCTcctccgcctccgcctccgccgccTCCTCCACCCCCGCCACATGTTCGAAGAATTGCCTCAATGAAACCAAGCTCTTGGTTGAACGACAATGATGTACCTCATCAAAAGGATTTGAAGAGAAGCGTCACTACTAGCAAGCCCAGAAGATCAATTCGTGATACAGGAGATTACATTGATATGGTGATGAGTACTAACTCAAGTGCTGAAGCACCGCCAAGAAATTATGATGATAGTCTATCAATGGggaaatctattagaaaaatcAGACATGGAGAAGTTGCGAATGAGCCACCAAGAAGGGGGAGAGAATTTGGTGGAAATGATCAGTTGAAGGGGAAGATGATAGATCAGAACGCCCATGTCCAAGCTTTTGAAGAAAACCCCATTGAGTTTCCAGAtgacaataaaaaagaactGGTTGAAAAGCTCGGCATGGAGaccgacgacgacgacgacgacatGGAAAGCGAGGAAGAAGACAATAACATGGTGGGGAAGTTTATTAGGGAAGACAATGGAGAACCTTTTAATGTGAACCGTAGAGACAACGAAAGAAGTTCAAGTAATGAAGAAGCAGGAGGCTCTAGCAATCTGAGCAATGATGGAGGACCAGATGTAGATAAGAAGGCTGATGAGTTCATTGCCAAATTCAGAGAGCAAATCAGGCTTCAAAGGATTGAATCAATCAAACGATCAACTGGACAAATTCGTAGAAACACTTCAAAGCAAACTTGA